The Hevea brasiliensis isolate MT/VB/25A 57/8 chromosome 9, ASM3005281v1, whole genome shotgun sequence nucleotide sequence GTAGAGGGGAGTTtacttttctttaaattcataaaAGAGGTTACACCATCTAAGCTATGTTCATGTGACATATGTGCATGCTTGTGCGCGTGCAAGTGCATATGTATCTTTTGCACAGTTTGTTCTTAATATCTAGTAATCAATCGTTTCTATCGAGATTTAgttaattttgaatataattctAATACCTTTTTCtcagtttttttttattatttttaaaaatttttactttCTATATTAAATTGTATTGACTGGAACAGCACAGCCATGTAAAATAGATACTTGTTTCCACTATGTGTTTATCCTACTGCTAGTCATATTAGAGCTTGCCAGCAGATCCCTAGGACTCAGCATAGACAGGACCAATAGAAATTCAAACTTCTACAGTAAAAAAGGATGTAATCCTAGGCCAGTTGGACTCCATGCTAGGGTTCCAGATGGACAACATAACAGGTGTTCATCACAACCTTCTAGGTATGATCACTTGGATTTTGGAGATATTATGGAGAGAGACATGGTTGATGTCCCTGAATATCATGGAAAGTTAGACGCTAATATCTTCATAGATTGGCTAGGTGATctctatttttattatgtttggaTCTTTTATTGAGCTTATGGTGTAAATTCTATTGTCATACGGACTATGCATTGAGTGTGATCTGCtagtttttttcttaaaaaatggtTTAATCATGCAAGTCAACTTTCTCCCTCCTTGACAAAGCCATTGTGGATTGATAAGATTTTACGATTTTATTTCTTCCTCATCTATCCTTGCTTTTCCCATCATATTTCTAAAATGATAGCAAATTATCTTCTATATTCTTTTTTCCAGACAATTTGTGATGTTTTGTTTAGTTAGTAATTACTTGGCTCATGGTGTATATGCTTTTATATGATGACCTTTCTGGCAAATTTTATATTATGTAACTTGGGTAAATGATCTTTGTACCGTTTGTATCTTgacgatctctctctctctctctctctctctctctctctctctctctctctctctctctctcaacatttTATGTTGTAGGCATACACCCATGGATTATGATGACAATGATTTTCACAGCCAGAATCTTCATTTAGCTGGTGAAGGGAGCAATAAATTTCCTCCTGTTCTACGGCCATATGCTCTTCCAAAGTTTGATTTTGATGACAGTCTTCACGGAAATTTGAGGTTTGACAGTTTGGTTGAAACTGAGGTTTTTCTGGGCATTGAAAGTAACGAAGATAGCCAGTGGATTGAAGATTTCTCCCGCGGTAGCAGTGGGATACAGTTCAATTCAGGTGGTGCAGAGTCTTGCTCAATTTCTAGGTGCAACAATGTCTGGTCTGAGGCAACTTCCTCAGAATCTGTTGAAATGTTATTAAAATCTGTTGGCCAGGAAGAACATATTCCTGCACAAATTAGTTCAAAGGAGTCGGATGCCTGTGATGAACTGGGTTGCATAATAAAGCAAATGGAGCCCAGCTCAAAACAGGATACTAATATACCAGCTAGAGTGGTAGGTGTTACTAATTTGCAGCCCACATTACAGCCAGGTGAATTTCCTGAAAATTTTTCTGTGTTAAATGATGATGGTGGTGGGCAGCAGCCTCAAGTTAGGGATAGTTCACAGGCTCATCAAGCCATTGCATCTGTTGATCCAGGTTTAGGTGACCTAACTGCTATTAGTGTAGACGTCAGGTTACCCATTGCTGAGGGGAGTCAGTTCATTGAtgataaatgtaatgaaattaaTCAAAGGGAAGGCGATACTGTTATTAATGAATCTTTAGATAACAGGACACAAGAAGGTTCTGCTTCAGCGACACAAATTAATAATGCATTTGCTACTGTCAAAAACATCATTACGAGCAATGATGAATTGATTAATGAAGGTTCACCAAATCATGTAAATGAGACTGCTGATGAAAATGTTGATGTTTCAGGAACAGATAAAGGTGAGCACCAGGAGAAAGGGGTTGTGTTAAGCCGGGTTTTGAATGCAGAAATGGATGAAAGGGACACTCCTCATTTGAACAATCCTCTTTGTATGGCCTCAGTGGAATCTATGGAAGAAGCAAGTGCAATTGAAAATAACATGGACAGTGTAGAAGAACCTAATATAATACCCAAGGGGGATTCTGGCTTAGATACACATGTTCATTCTGCAGTACATGCACGTGAAGTACCACCGGTGGTGATTGAAGGAAATACTGCAGTTGAAAGTCATGAAGTTGAGAAGTCTGGGGCATGTCTGTTACCTACAGAAGAGAATAAATGTGCTGAAGATAAATTGGATGAAAGTTCTTGTTTGCCCGAGGTCCATTCTTCAGCTGAGTTTGTCAATGAGACACATGCTGAGGGCCATGTTTCATCCTCCACAATTGTTGAATCCAAGCAAATGTGTAAAAAAAATGAAGTCCCCAGACAATGTGATGTTGACAAATGTGATAAAGATATTCATGTTATTGAACAAAAAGAGAACATTGTTTTGCCTGCTGATGATAGTAATAGAGATACGATAATTGATAAAGGGGTTGGTACCTCTTCTTTTGTTGAAGGTAGCGCAGGAAATGAGTTGATAGTTTCCGAACCTCAATCAGATTCTACTGCTGGAAGAGAATCAGGTAAATGATAAATTCTTACTTTGCTTTCTCGTAGCCCTGAAATTTGCAGAATTAAGTTATTGTAAAACTCTTTTTTTCCTCTCTCTTGCAGCAGCAGATTTCACCTTTGAAAGTGCTAACTTGTCCTGTAATGCAGTGGATGAGGTTCCTGTGACCTCTGGGAATGGCACTAGTACAGATGCAGTAATTGATCACAAGGATGTTGAAGTGTCTGGTTTACCTGTAGTGTTTACTTGCTCAGATAGAGAGGAAGAAATTGTTGCCAAGATTTCCACGGAAACAAGTTTATGTGATCACAAGGCATCTTGTCAAGTGACGACTAGAGTAGATCCTGTTTCTGAATCTGAAAAAGAATCTTTTGCTGCTGCTGAGCAGATGATGTGTGAGCCAGTTGATCATTCTGTGTCAGCAGTGGATGCTTGTAATACAGAAGGCGGACTTGAACCTCTTGAAGTAGTAACAAAAAAAATGGGTCAGGACTGCACAAAGGATAAAGAAGTGTGTCAAGCTCCTTGTGATTCATCTGCAAACAAGGGAGACAGCATTGTAGCACTTGTAAAAGAAAATGATgacaagaaaattaaaaatatttcagGTGAGTATCTGTAATTTGTAGAACTAGTACATGAGGATTTGGTAATTTATTGTTTTGTATTATTCTTGGCATTACATGAAATTACTTAACACATGGAGCTTGGGATGCTAATTCTAGCTGTCCAGCTTGCTCTGTAGCTTGTTCATAAGGATATGTGCCAATAATGCCAACTGTGTACGTCAACTTGCAATTTGATTTGTACATACGCATGCATATGGCTGAACTATTCTTTTGTAAAattaagcattcaaatttcaaatatagAAAAACTTTGCAATCATTGCCTTTCATGTTTCATAGAAAAACCGGTGATCAGATGTTTCGGAATGGATTAAATTGGCTTTGTTTGCTACTTCAACGTGCACTTGAACTATTTTTGTATATAGATATTGGATTAATGAATTCatgtttgaaatttttaatgATGTGTATTCttaattcttttctttttctttgcgaGATAGTTTTTTCATTTCTCATACTGGAACTTGATATATATTTTTGtcatttcatgctttctcattcATACAGAACCAACTGTAAACAATGAGATACTTGTGCCTGTGCCCTCGGCCATAAAAGAGTCTTTCCAGGATACTAATCATAAAGGTCAGGAGGAACACAGTGTTATGGTATCTGGAGGTAAGAGTTTTCAGCAGAGTACTGTTCAAAGCACTAATGGTAGatcatttaatattatttattggtTAAGATTTACTTTTATTTCCATTTGCCATCTTAGTTTGTATCTGTTTTGATTACTATAAAATTCAGAAGGATTCCCTCTGTTTTGCATTTTCTGAATCCTAAGCTATGCTTTGTGCAGAAGAACACGAAAGTAGTGATAACCTTGACAAGCGAGCTGGTGGTTCCCCTACTGTCATTAGAACTACTGAACTTTCTCGTGGTGAAAGTAACAAGGAGGAACTCAGAAGATTGTCAGATCAGAGTGTTTCAGTTTCTGAGGTAACTGATGGTGACACCATCAAAATAAAGTCTGCTTCTAAGGATCCAAATCAAAATGATGCCTCTAAAGATGAGAGTAGTTTCACGTTTGAGGTCAGTCCAATGGCAGATTTGCCTCAAAAAGATGCCAAGAACTGGCAGCCCTTTTCAAATATAGAAGCTGGCAAAGCATCCCCGGTAAATTCTATCACATTTTAGTACTGTTCCTATAATTTTTGTACTTAGATTACTTTTTGTTTTCCTGATTTATGTCCTGTTTTTTTTACTGTAATATGTAGGTATATATACATGTATACTGTGACATAACTCTTTTAATACTCAATATGACCCTTTATTAATTTGTTTTCCTTCCTGTCTTTTCTAAAGATTGTGGATGGATCTACTTCAACATCTGGCTTAGGCCAATTGGATCCCAAGATTGCTCAAGATCTTTCTCGGGGAAGTTCAAAGGTTTCTGATGTAGCTATTGCACGTGGTGCTTCAAAAGGTAGTTCTGAGCGTAAAACTAGACGAGCTTCAGGTAAGTCGACAGCAAAAGAAACTGCTAAGAAGGGAAATCCTGTTAAAGTAGCTTCATCTATGAGATCAGATAGAGGAGACAAAATAACCAATGTTTCCCTGAGCACATCTGGTGTTTCTCAACTTGTGCAATCCAATGAGATGCAACGCTATGGACATTTGGACTCCTGTAATGTAAAACCATTTGTTCTTGCACCATCGACTTCTGGTCTGCCAGATTTGAATTCTTCAGTTTCTCTAGCTGCAGTGTTTCAGCAACCTTTCACAGATTTACAGCAAGTGCAATTGCGGGCTCAGATATTTGTTTATGGAGCTTTGATGTGGGTTCTATTCTTTGATGTTTTTTGCTAATGACACATTATAGTGTAGATAAGGGTGGAGTTGGCCAAATTGACTTTATGAATGTGATTAAGGTGCTTTTGGATGTCTTTTGGTGATACACTTGCACCTCCAGCTCCACCCAACCCagaaaaaatataaagaaaaaaaaaaagacaaggcTTAGCTGGTGTTTGTTAAGGTCTTATTGTTTATTCTCCAAAAAGATTTCTGGTTTGATGATTATGATCCTACTTCTAATTGTGTTTGAAATTGTTGCTGCAGTCAAGGAACGCCACCTGATGAAGCATATATGATATCTGCATTTGGAGGACCCGGTAAGTCATCCTTCTTcctccctcctctctctctctctctctctctctctctctctctctctctctgtgatgGCACTTGACAGTGATGTTGAAATTGTCCGCTATTGTGGGCCTGTAGATGGTGGTAGGAGCATTTGGGAGAATACCTGGCGCTTGTGTATAGAAAGGCTTCACGGTCAAAAGTCGCCTCTCATTACCCCTGAGACACCTTTGCAATCCCGTTCAGGTATCTATCTGGTTGAAATCTTATTAGCTTTGATTTGAACTTGGTTGAGTGCATGTGTTTCAAAATTGAGATTTACAGGTGCTAGTGCTCCCGAGCAATCAATTAAACAAAATGCACTTCAAAGTAAAGCAGTCTCTCCACCTGTTGTTCGTGGCAGCAGCAAGGGTACTCCTACAATCGTGAATCCAATTGTACCCCTCTCTTCACCACTTTGGAGCATGCCTACTCCTAGTGACACCATGCAAACAAGTGGCATGACAAGGAGTCCAGTTATGGATTATCAACGAGCACTTTCTCCTTTGCATCCTCATCAAGCTCCGGTTATCAGGAATTTTGTTGGACATAGCCCTTCTTGGCTATCTCAGGCTCCCTTTGGTGGCCCTTGGGTTGCATCTCCACAGACTTCTACTCTTGACGTAAGTGGTCGTTTTTCTGTGCAATCGCCTATCACTGAAACTGTTCAATTGACACCTGTAAAAGAATCATCTGTGCCCCATTTATCTGGTGCAAAGCTGACAAGTCCCATGGTTCAGAGTGGAGCCTCTGCTTGTGTTTTTACTGGGACAACTTCTGTGCTTGATACGAAAATGGTAACATCATCGGGCAATCTAACTTCTGCTGATCCAAAacctagaaaaagaaaaaagacttCAGCTTCTGAGAATCCTGGGATGAATATTTTGCCACCTCCACCTCATGTGGAACCAATTATTACTTCTGTTGTTGCTAATCCTTTGTCTACTTCCATTGCCATCACAACTCCTGTTGGCTTTATTTCTAAAGCCCCCACAGAGAAATTCATTAAATCTGCAACTCCTACTTCTTCGGATCTTACAAAAGGGAGCCAGAATATGGAACCAAGGTCAATTTTATCAGAGGATACCCTTGGTAAGATAAAGGAGGCTAGGCTGCAGGCAGAGGATGCTGCTGCTCTTGCTGCTTCTGCTGCTAGTCAGAGCGAGGAAATATGGGACCAGTTAGCTAAGCAGAGAAATTCTGGGTTGTTACCAGATGATGAAACCAAGCTAGCTTCTGCAGCCGTTGCAATAGCAGCTGCCGCTGCTGTTGCAAAGGCGGCAGCTGCAGCTGCCAAGGTTGCATCGAATGCTGCATTGCAAGCTAAACTAATGGCTGAAGAAGCAGTGGTTTGTGGTGGTCACCAGAACCCTAGTCAAATGAATGTTCTCTCTCTTTCTGATGGCATGAAAAATTTGGGTAAGGCTACACCTGCATCCATTTTGAAGGGTGGAGATGGAACAAACAGTTCCAATTCAGTTCTCGTTGCTGCAAGGGAGGCTGCTAGAAGGAGGGTTGAAACTGCTTTGGCTGCATCAAAACGAGCTGAAAATATGGATGCCATAGTAAAAGCTGCAGAGTTGGCGGCTGAAGCTGTGTCTCAAGCTGGGAAAATAGTGGCTATGGGTGATCCTTTGCCGTTGAGTGAGCTTGTAGCTGCTGGTCCAGGGGGTTATTGGAAAGTAGGACAAGTAACTTCTGAGCCGGTTTCAAAATCAAATGACATTGGTAGAGAAAATGTGAATGTGGACAGTGGTGGAGGTTCAGATACTTCTACCGGGCAGTTAAAGGAGATTGCATCAGATGAGAAAGAAAATCAGATAACTGACCTTGGGAAGTCACCTGCTTCTAGAGACATATCTAGCGAGGAACATGGGAGATTTTTAGATGGTGTCTCTGGCTCTTGTGCGTCCACTGCAAAGGTTGCCAAAGGGCAAAAGGGCCGCAAGGCTTCTGATTTGGCCAAAACTATTGGGGTGGTCCCTGAATCTGAGAATGGAGCCAGATGTTCCATTGTTCAGAACGAGTATGGAAAGGTGGAAACTCTAAAAGAGAATAGCATCAAGGAGAATTCCATTGTCGAGGTTTGAAATTTCTAACTCTGCAATAGCATTTTTTATTTACGAATGCAGTAAATTGTACTCTGCTCTGATGTGGATTTGAAAACTGTGTTCCTGTTGAATATCCTATATAGTTTCTCTCTTCTTCCTTGTTGCTTTTTTGGCTGTCCATTAATTAACATTTTAAGCCTTTGTTTTTGTTGTTACTATTATTGAAAGGTTTTTAAAGATGGAAGTGGATTTAAGGCAGCTTGGTTCCCAGCAAAAGTTTTGAGTTTAAAGGACGGGAAGGCTTATGTGAGTTACACCGAGCTTACATCAGGTGAAGGTAAAGTATTTTCTTCACTGAAAACTGGCAGAGGTGCATAATTAATGAATGAATGCAATGTTAACATCTGTGAATGCAAAAACCTTGGAGAACACTTGTACTGAATCTAGATGAACTCTGCTTTGCATGCAGGACTCTTAGGGTAATGTCATGTGGTCATCACCCTTAGTAAGAAGTTGATTTTCATCCTGATTATGTATACCTGTAAACAACAAATCTAACTTGTTTGATTGTTGCATTATTGTCAAATCTTCATGTTGGAATATGGCTTGTAGGAACAAGCCCCACATCGGCAGAATATAAGAAAACTAAACGGCATATAAATTCAAGGCAAACCAAACCAAAATGGCTTAGGCCATTCTGCTTGTAGCTCAGATATGTATAGCTCCTGTGCTTTGGAGAGATGGtagatttcttgttatattaattTTGGCACCATTTCAGTTGTGACTACTTTTCCCCTAATAATTCTTCTTTTGTGAGGAGGTTTTAAAAAAGTGGAAGGAATATAGTAGTATTGGAATTTGTTGCTTATAATATATGCATGAATTGAAATCTATAATCCATTTATTTTATCAGTTTGATTTTATTCATCAGGCTCAGAAAAGCTAAAGGAGTGGGTTCCACTTGAAGGTGAAGGAGATGAGGCACCCAAAATGCGCGTTGCCCGTCCTCATACTGCCATGCCATTTGAAGGCACAAGGAAGAGAAGGAGAGCTGCAATGGGGGACTATGATTGGTCTATTGGTGATAGAGTTGATGCATGGATACAAGATAGGTATACATGTATATGCCATTGATGTATGGTTTGTGATAAAGAGTTACTGCTACTAAGGTTCCTAAGTTTAGTATGATAGTTAATTGGCTTGTTTTGGGGGAGAAAGATAGGAGGGAGGAAGGGATTCTTGAAGTTCTTGTGCTTTACTTTGCTTAATTATGCACAAAGCCATTGCCTAAGACCTAAGTTCTTTCTAAGAAATCGATGGAATTATGGAAGTGTCCTTTGGGACCATTATCTTCACATTTCAATTTCTGTTCTTGCACATTGAATGCGTGAAAATAATAAAGCTAATTTTTCAATCCCCCAAGTGCTAGACAGGCAGATGTTCTAGTTCATTTTGGATCCTATCTCTTTTATGAATGCTcttgtttgttttatttcttttcctTCCCCCCTTCTTGGATGCTTTTGTTGCTTAATTTTATAGAAGAATCTGCTTTTCTTTATCTAGCTTGCGTGAATTGATGATAACTTGTTAATTGACTATAAGCAATCTGCGATTAGGGGAAAGTATACATCTTTTTCTATCATGATGAGGAAGACTACTGATGCTGTCCAAGAATATCCAATTTAGGAATTATTTTggtttttatt carries:
- the LOC110666046 gene encoding uncharacterized protein LOC110666046 isoform X2, producing the protein MDYDDNDFHSQNLHLAGEGSNKFPPVLRPYALPKFDFDDSLHGNLRFDSLVETEVFLGIESNEDSQWIEDFSRGSSGIQFNSGGAESCSISRCNNVWSEATSSESVEMLLKSVGQEEHIPAQISSKESDACDELGCIIKQMEPSSKQDTNIPARVVGVTNLQPTLQPGEFPENFSVLNDDGGGQQPQVRDSSQAHQAIASVDPGLGDLTAISVDVRLPIAEGSQFIDDKCNEINQREGDTVINESLDNRTQEGSASATQINNAFATVKNIITSNDELINEGSPNHVNETADENVDVSGTDKGEHQEKGVVLSRVLNAEMDERDTPHLNNPLCMASVESMEEASAIENNMDSVEEPNIIPKGDSGLDTHVHSAVHAREVPPVVIEGNTAVESHEVEKSGACLLPTEENKCAEDKLDESSCLPEVHSSAEFVNETHAEGHVSSSTIVESKQMCKKNEVPRQCDVDKCDKDIHVIEQKENIVLPADDSNRDTIIDKGVGTSSFVEGSAGNELIVSEPQSDSTAGRESAADFTFESANLSCNAVDEVPVTSGNGTSTDAVIDHKDVEVSGLPVVFTCSDREEEIVAKISTETSLCDHKASCQVTTRVDPVSESEKESFAAAEQMMCEPVDHSVSAVDACNTEGGLEPLEVVTKKMGQDCTKDKEVCQAPCDSSANKGDSIVALVKENDDKKIKNISEPTVNNEILVPVPSAIKESFQDTNHKGQEEHSVMVSGEEHESSDNLDKRAGGSPTVIRTTELSRGESNKEELRRLSDQSVSVSEVTDGDTIKIKSASKDPNQNDASKDESSFTFEVSPMADLPQKDAKNWQPFSNIEAGKASPIVDGSTSTSGLGQLDPKIAQDLSRGSSKVSDVAIARGASKGSSERKTRRASGKSTAKETAKKGNPVKVASSMRSDRGDKITNVSLSTSGVSQLVQSNEMQRYGHLDSCNVKPFVLAPSTSGLPDLNSSVSLAAVFQQPFTDLQQVQLRAQIFVYGALIQGTPPDEAYMISAFGGPDGGRSIWENTWRLCIERLHGQKSPLITPETPLQSRSGASAPEQSIKQNALQSKAVSPPVVRGSSKGTPTIVNPIVPLSSPLWSMPTPSDTMQTSGMTRSPVMDYQRALSPLHPHQAPVIRNFVGHSPSWLSQAPFGGPWVASPQTSTLDVSGRFSVQSPITETVQLTPVKESSVPHLSGAKLTSPMVQSGASACVFTGTTSVLDTKMVTSSGNLTSADPKPRKRKKTSASENPGMNILPPPPHVEPIITSVVANPLSTSIAITTPVGFISKAPTEKFIKSATPTSSDLTKGSQNMEPRSILSEDTLGKIKEARLQAEDAAALAASAASQSEEIWDQLAKQRNSGLLPDDETKLASAAVAIAAAAAVAKAAAAAAKVASNAALQAKLMAEEAVVCGGHQNPSQMNVLSLSDGMKNLGKATPASILKGGDGTNSSNSVLVAAREAARRRVETALAASKRAENMDAIVKAAELAAEAVSQAGKIVAMGDPLPLSELVAAGPGGYWKVGQVTSEPVSKSNDIGRENVNVDSGGGSDTSTGQLKEIASDEKENQITDLGKSPASRDISSEEHGRFLDGVSGSCASTAKVAKGQKGRKASDLAKTIGVVPESENGARCSIVQNEYGKVETLKENSIKENSIVEVFKDGSGFKAAWFPAKVLSLKDGKAYVSYTELTSGEGSEKLKEWVPLEGEGDEAPKMRVARPHTAMPFEGTRKRRRAAMGDYDWSIGDRVDAWIQDSWWEGVVTEKSKKDEPVVTVNFPAQGETTILKPWELRPSLIWKDEEWIEWSNSGENKQSSQGGDTPQMKRPRVHSPVVEAKEKDKTSKSIDAVESDKSDDPKLFDLSADEKLFNIGKSTRYENRSDSLRMTRTGLQKEGSRVIFGVPKPGKKRKFMEVSKHYVADRSSQINEPNDSVKLTKYLMPQGAGSRGWKSSKTESNERRAAIPKPRVLKSAKPQNVSVRTIPQKDNLSSTAVSAPDDGAVADNTMKAKDSVNHGVNTLEKQNLMGFQSFSSSDGPTEGPILFSALAPTSDTVSSKKMHTSNAKPERVSKGKLAPAGGKLSKIEEDKALNGNSTKLTSDPVEPRRSNRRIQPTSRLLEGLQSSLMVSKIPSVSHDKSHKSRNVSRGNNNG
- the LOC110666046 gene encoding uncharacterized protein LOC110666046 isoform X5, producing MDERDTPHLNNPLCMASVESMEEASAIENNMDSVEEPNIIPKGDSGLDTHVHSAVHAREVPPVVIEGNTAVESHEVEKSGACLLPTEENKCAEDKLDESSCLPEVHSSAEFVNETHAEGHVSSSTIVESKQMCKKNEVPRQCDVDKCDKDIHVIEQKENIVLPADDSNRDTIIDKGVGTSSFVEGSAGNELIVSEPQSDSTAGRESAADFTFESANLSCNAVDEVPVTSGNGTSTDAVIDHKDVEVSGLPVVFTCSDREEEIVAKISTETSLCDHKASCQVTTRVDPVSESEKESFAAAEQMMCEPVDHSVSAVDACNTEGGLEPLEVVTKKMGQDCTKDKEVCQAPCDSSANKGDSIVALVKENDDKKIKNISEPTVNNEILVPVPSAIKESFQDTNHKGQEEHSVMVSGEEHESSDNLDKRAGGSPTVIRTTELSRGESNKEELRRLSDQSVSVSEVTDGDTIKIKSASKDPNQNDASKDESSFTFEVSPMADLPQKDAKNWQPFSNIEAGKASPIVDGSTSTSGLGQLDPKIAQDLSRGSSKVSDVAIARGASKGSSERKTRRASGKSTAKETAKKGNPVKVASSMRSDRGDKITNVSLSTSGVSQLVQSNEMQRYGHLDSCNVKPFVLAPSTSGLPDLNSSVSLAAVFQQPFTDLQQVQLRAQIFVYGALIQGTPPDEAYMISAFGGPDGGRSIWENTWRLCIERLHGQKSPLITPETPLQSRSGASAPEQSIKQNALQSKAVSPPVVRGSSKGTPTIVNPIVPLSSPLWSMPTPSDTMQTSGMTRSPVMDYQRALSPLHPHQAPVIRNFVGHSPSWLSQAPFGGPWVASPQTSTLDVSGRFSVQSPITETVQLTPVKESSVPHLSGAKLTSPMVQSGASACVFTGTTSVLDTKMVTSSGNLTSADPKPRKRKKTSASENPGMNILPPPPHVEPIITSVVANPLSTSIAITTPVGFISKAPTEKFIKSATPTSSDLTKGSQNMEPRSILSEDTLGKIKEARLQAEDAAALAASAASQSEEIWDQLAKQRNSGLLPDDETKLASAAVAIAAAAAVAKAAAAAAKVASNAALQAKLMAEEAVVCGGHQNPSQMNVLSLSDGMKNLGKATPASILKGGDGTNSSNSVLVAAREAARRRVETALAASKRAENMDAIVKAAELAAEAVSQAGKIVAMGDPLPLSELVAAGPGGYWKVGQVTSEPVSKSNDIGRENVNVDSGGGSDTSTGQLKEIASDEKENQITDLGKSPASRDISSEEHGRFLDGVSGSCASTAKVAKGQKGRKASDLAKTIGVVPESENGARCSIVQNEYGKVETLKENSIKENSIVEVFKDGSGFKAAWFPAKVLSLKDGKAYVSYTELTSGEGSEKLKEWVPLEGEGDEAPKMRVARPHTAMPFEGTRKRRRAAMGDYDWSIGDRVDAWIQDSWWEGVVTEKSKKDEPVVTVNFPAQGETTILKPWELRPSLIWKDEEWIEWSNSGENKQSSQGGDTPQMKRPRVHSPVVEAKEKDKTSKSIDAVESDKSDDPKLFDLSADEKLFNIGKSTRYENRSDSLRMTRTGLQKEGSRVIFGVPKPGKKRKFMEVSKHYVADRSSQINEPNDSVKLTKYLMPQGAGSRGWKSSKTESNERRAAIPKPRVLKSAKPQNVSVRTIPQKDNLSSTAVSAPDDGAVADNTMKAKDSVNHGVNTLEKQNLMGFQSFSSSDGPTEGPILFSALAPTSDTVSSKKMHTSNAKPERVSKGKLAPAGGKLSKIEEDKALNGNSTKLTSDPVEPRRSNRRIQPTSRLLEGLQSSLMVSKIPSVSHDKSHKSRNVSRAGNNNG